Genomic window (Croceicoccus sp. Ery15):
ACCTGTTCGCGCTGGAGGAGCACGACGTTCTGGACCGGGTGAGAGGTCAGCGCGATCGCCTCGTCCACCAATGGCTTGTAAGCGATCGTTCGTCCGCCTTCGATCCCACAAGAAGCGGTCAAGACAAGTTTCGGCGTGGCATCGTCGATGCGTTTGGCGAGTTCGAGTGGCGAAAAGCCGCCGAACACCACCGAATGAACCACACCGAGCCGGGCGCAGGCGAGCATGGCAAAGACGGTCTCCGGGACCATCGGCATGTAGATGACCACCCGATCTCCTTGCGCCACTCCCAGGTTCTTGAGCATTGCTGCCACCCGACCCGTTTGTTCGAGAAGTTCGGAATAGCTGTACCGCTTGATCGTCTTGGTGACCGGGCTGTCGTAAATCAGCGCAGTGGATCCGCCGCGACCTGCTGCCGCATGCCGGTCGAGACAATTATGGCAGGTGTTCAGCTTGCCGTCCGGGAACCATCCCTCAATATCATCAAATGCCACATTCGGGGGCGTGAACCAGTCGATGGCTTGGGCTGCCCGCCCCCAGAATTCGGCTGCGTTCTCGCTGGCTTCTTGCTGTGCCCTCTCAAGGCGGCGTATTGCGCCCTGCGACGATGGGTTTCCGGTTGAACTCATTTTTTGACTTTCCTCGACAACAGGATCGACGCGATTATGATCAGCGATCCAAGTACATGATATTGCTCAAACCTCTCTCCCAGGAGCGGTACAGCCATCAATACGCCAAACACCGCCGGAAGGTTCATGTAGATGCCGGCCCGCATCGATCCAATGAGGGCAACCGCCCGGTTGAACAAGGCATAGGAAACGAGTGAAGGAAAGATGCCAATGAACACCAGCGCACTTGCCGAGGTTAGCGAGAGAGCGGACGGGCCTTCGAGCAACAGGTGCAATGCGTAGGGGATGGCAAGCGAGACGATACCCGCCGCAAACAACACCACCAGCAGGCTCAGGTGATGCAGCTGGGGTGCCTTGCGCAAGGACGTCGCATAGGCGGCGTAGAGAAACACCGCGGCCAACGCTAGCAGATCGCCAGTGTTGAGCGCCTCGAGGCGCAGGTTCGCCAATTGCCCCTTGGTCATGAACCATGCGACGCCCAAGATCGACAGTCCGGCGCAGGCAAAATGGAGCAAGGCCACGCGTTCGCGGAAAATCACTGCCGGCATGACCAGCGTCATGATCGGCATGGTGGATTGGAGCAGCAGATTGTTTGTTGCCGTAGTCAGCTGGAGACTACTGTAGACGAGCAAGGAAAAGACCCCGACACCAAAGAACCCCAGCAATCCCAGGAAGGGCCAGGACCGGCGAATAGCCGGAAGGTCATCGCGAAGATGCGGCCAGGCGAATGGCAGGACACATGCCGCGGCGATAAGCCATCGCCAGAAGCCTATCGTCACTGGGGTCAGGTCGTCTCGAATCGCCCGACCGACAATCGGGTTCAATGCCCAAAAGAAACTTGCCAGGCACAGCAGCAGCGTCGGAGTGTGCCAAAAACTGGACACAATTCCGTGCCTGAAACGTCGGACGTGATCGACTGTCGACATTGCACTCTCACCCGGCACCGGGGACCGAAAGATACGGCTTGCATCCCACAAGTGCATTGCATATGGTGCATCGCGTTGCATGTATAGTGCGAATCGACTATGCAGTACTCAGACAAAAATGCATGGGAGCGATGTTATGAAAGGATCGTCGGCACTCGTCGACAACATCGGTGCGAGCCAGTCTCGCCGGGTGTTCTGGGATCAAGATGTCTATCAGCTGGAGCTGGAGCGGATATTCTCGCGATGCTGGCTCATGCTCGGACATGATTCGCTAGTTCCCAAACCGGGCGACTTCATTACTACGTACATGGCAGAAGACCGTGTCATCTTGTCGCGGCAGCCGGACGGTTCACTGAAGGCGTTCATCAATTCCTGCACTCACCGCGGCAACCAGATCTGTCATGCCGACAGCGGCAGCGCCAAGGCGTTCGTGTGCAATTATCATGGTTGGGTTTTCGGTCAGGATGGTTCGCTCGTCGATGTTCCGATGGAAGAGCGGTGCTATCACAGCGATCTCGACAAATCCAAGCTGGGGCTCGCGCCGATCCGGGTCGAAACTTACAAGGGCTTCATCTTCGGCTGCCATGATCCCGAAGCGCCCTCGCTTGAGGACTATTTGGGGGACTTCTGCTGGTACCTCGATACGATCTGGGATGGTCCGGACGGTGGTCTGGAACTGCTCGGGCCGCCGTTGAAGAGCACCCTCGCCTGCAATTGGAAAGTCCCGACCGAGAACTTCGTCGGCGATGGGTATCACGTGGGCTGGACGCATGCCGCCGCTCTCCAGATGATCGGGGGCGAGCTGGCTGGCCTATCGGGCAATCGCGCCGACATGCCGTTTGACGACCTTGGTCTGCAATTCACCATGCGGCATGGCCACGGGTTTGGCCTGATCGATAACGCGGCGACTGCGATCCACGTCAAGCGCGACGGGTACGTCAAATATCTCGAGGAGACGCGGGGCGGAATTCGCGAAAAATTCGGGCCGGAGCGCGAACGGCTTTATGTCGGTCACTGGAATACGTCGATCTTCCCAAACTGTTCGTTCCTCTACGGAACCAACACCTTCAAGATCTGGCATCCGCGCGGGCCGCATGAAATCGAGGTCTGGACCTATACCATGGTGCCGAAGAATGCCGACACCGAAACTAAGCGGTCGATCCAGCGCGAAGCGATCCGTTCATTTGGTACGGCGGGAACGCTCGAAAGCGACGATGGCGAAAACATGTCGTCGGCCACCTACAACAACAACGGTATCATCACCCGCAAGGGGTGGATGAATTCGAGCATGGGCAAGGACCGCGAAGGGCCGCACCCCGTCTATCCAGGAATTGTCGGGGTCAGCTTCATCGGCGAAACTTCGTATCGAGGCTTTTATCGTTTCTGGCAAGAAATGCTCGATGCGCCAGATTGGGCCGCCATCCGGGCCAATGACGATACCTGGGATGCAATGTGGACCAACCGTAATTTCTGGCCTGAACGTCTGTCGGCGAAGCAAGCCGAGCCGCAAGACTGATCCCGACAGCAATCTGGACCGCAAGATGACCGAAACACGCAAGCCCGTAGGCATGGAACTGCATCATGCCATCGTCAGTCACTATTCCGCCGAGGTGCGGATGTTGCAGAACCAGCAATATCGCGAATGGTTCGATACTGTAATCGCCGAAGATATCCATTACTGGATGCCAGTTTACGAACAGCGGTTCGCACGTGACCGCCGCCCGGATCCAACCCCGGGGGATGCCGCAATCTACAACGATGACTATGCCGAGCTGCAGCAGCGGGTCGACCGGTTGCTGACGGGTCAGGTATGGATGGAAGATCCGCCATCACGTATCCGCTATTTCGTCACCAATGTCGAAGCATTCGAAATTGCACCGTTTGAATTCGAGGTCTTCTCTAATGTTCTGGTGCACCGCAATCGCCGACAGAGCGAAGTTTACGTGCACACGCTGGGACGCGAAGACAAGCTGCGGAAAACAGACAGCGGCTTCAAGGTATTCAGCAGAAAGCTGAATATCGACGCGCGCGTCGTGCAGGACAAGAATCTCTATTTCTTTGTATAAGCAAATTCAATCAACTGGAAATCAGGAAACGGGAGAGCAAGAATGGACGCATACGCGGCAATTATCGAGCGTCAAGGCGGCGAATTCGTTCTGGATAACGTCTCTATCGAGGATCCGCGCGACGGCGAAGTGCTGGTCAAGGTTGCCGCAGCTGGCATGTGTCATACCGACCTGACGGTTCGCGATCAATATTACCCGACGCCGCTGCCGGCGGTGCTGGGCCATGAAGGTTCGGGCGTTGTCGAAAAGGTCGGACGTGGCGTCACCACTGTCAAGCCAGGCGACAAGGTCGTGCTCTCCTTCAGCTATTGCGGCACCTGTCCATCGTGCCTCAAGGGGCATCAGGCCTATTGTCCGAGCCTGTTCCCGCTCAATTTCATGGGCCGCCGCCTGGATGGTTCGACGCCGATTACCCGCAACGGCCAAGAGGTCAACGCCTGCTTCTTCGGGCAATCCTCGTTCGCGACCTATTCGATCGCGTCGGAA
Coding sequences:
- a CDS encoding aromatic-ring-hydroxylating dioxygenase subunit beta, with protein sequence MTETRKPVGMELHHAIVSHYSAEVRMLQNQQYREWFDTVIAEDIHYWMPVYEQRFARDRRPDPTPGDAAIYNDDYAELQQRVDRLLTGQVWMEDPPSRIRYFVTNVEAFEIAPFEFEVFSNVLVHRNRRQSEVYVHTLGREDKLRKTDSGFKVFSRKLNIDARVVQDKNLYFFV
- a CDS encoding DMT family transporter, with protein sequence MSTVDHVRRFRHGIVSSFWHTPTLLLCLASFFWALNPIVGRAIRDDLTPVTIGFWRWLIAAACVLPFAWPHLRDDLPAIRRSWPFLGLLGFFGVGVFSLLVYSSLQLTTATNNLLLQSTMPIMTLVMPAVIFRERVALLHFACAGLSILGVAWFMTKGQLANLRLEALNTGDLLALAAVFLYAAYATSLRKAPQLHHLSLLVVLFAAGIVSLAIPYALHLLLEGPSALSLTSASALVFIGIFPSLVSYALFNRAVALIGSMRAGIYMNLPAVFGVLMAVPLLGERFEQYHVLGSLIIIASILLSRKVKK
- a CDS encoding aromatic ring-hydroxylating dioxygenase subunit alpha, encoding MKGSSALVDNIGASQSRRVFWDQDVYQLELERIFSRCWLMLGHDSLVPKPGDFITTYMAEDRVILSRQPDGSLKAFINSCTHRGNQICHADSGSAKAFVCNYHGWVFGQDGSLVDVPMEERCYHSDLDKSKLGLAPIRVETYKGFIFGCHDPEAPSLEDYLGDFCWYLDTIWDGPDGGLELLGPPLKSTLACNWKVPTENFVGDGYHVGWTHAAALQMIGGELAGLSGNRADMPFDDLGLQFTMRHGHGFGLIDNAATAIHVKRDGYVKYLEETRGGIREKFGPERERLYVGHWNTSIFPNCSFLYGTNTFKIWHPRGPHEIEVWTYTMVPKNADTETKRSIQREAIRSFGTAGTLESDDGENMSSATYNNNGIITRKGWMNSSMGKDREGPHPVYPGIVGVSFIGETSYRGFYRFWQEMLDAPDWAAIRANDDTWDAMWTNRNFWPERLSAKQAEPQD